A section of the Agromyces aurantiacus genome encodes:
- the aroC gene encoding chorismate synthase → MLRWLTAGESHGPELVAILEGLPAGIPVTLDDIRADLARRKLGYGRGARMKFEQDELAISGGVRHGLTLGSPVALRVGNTEWPKWEQVMSPEPVDPATLGKGRGAPLTRPRPGHADLVGMQKYGFDEARPVLERASARETAARVALGAVARAFLAELGVRLVSHTVAIGPVRVPEGSALPLPADVDALDADPLRCFDPETSARMVAEVDAAHKDGDTLGGVVEVLAYGLPPGLGSHVHWDRRLDAQLAAALMGIQAIKGVEVGDGFLTTTRRGSAAHDELHLADGRIVRASDRAGGTEGGMSTGTVLRVRAGMKPIATVPHALPTVDVATGEPAPAHHQRSDVCAVPAAGVVAEAMVALTLANAVLEKFGGDSVAETRRNLEAYLAAIPDALTSEVATPDAVRA, encoded by the coding sequence ATGCTCCGTTGGCTCACCGCCGGTGAATCGCACGGCCCCGAGCTGGTCGCGATCCTCGAGGGACTCCCCGCCGGCATCCCCGTCACGCTCGACGACATCCGCGCCGACCTCGCGCGACGCAAGCTCGGCTACGGCCGTGGCGCGCGCATGAAGTTCGAGCAGGACGAGCTGGCGATCTCGGGCGGCGTCCGGCACGGCCTGACGCTCGGCAGCCCGGTCGCGCTGCGCGTCGGCAACACCGAGTGGCCCAAGTGGGAGCAGGTCATGAGCCCCGAGCCGGTCGACCCCGCGACGCTCGGCAAGGGGCGTGGGGCGCCGCTCACGCGCCCGCGTCCCGGTCACGCCGACCTGGTCGGCATGCAGAAGTACGGCTTCGACGAGGCCCGTCCGGTGCTCGAGCGCGCGAGCGCGCGCGAGACCGCCGCGCGCGTCGCCCTCGGCGCCGTGGCGCGCGCATTCCTTGCGGAGCTCGGCGTGCGGCTCGTCTCGCACACGGTGGCCATCGGCCCGGTGCGCGTGCCCGAGGGCAGCGCGCTGCCGCTTCCCGCCGACGTCGACGCCCTCGACGCCGACCCGCTGCGCTGCTTCGACCCCGAGACGAGTGCGCGCATGGTCGCCGAGGTCGATGCGGCGCACAAGGACGGCGACACGCTCGGCGGCGTGGTCGAGGTGCTCGCCTACGGGCTTCCGCCCGGGCTCGGCTCGCACGTGCACTGGGATCGCCGACTCGACGCGCAGCTCGCGGCCGCGCTCATGGGCATCCAGGCCATCAAGGGCGTCGAGGTCGGCGACGGCTTCCTCACGACGACTCGGCGGGGCTCGGCCGCGCACGACGAGCTGCACCTGGCCGACGGGCGCATCGTGCGCGCGAGCGACCGCGCGGGTGGCACCGAGGGCGGCATGTCCACCGGCACCGTGCTGCGCGTGCGCGCCGGCATGAAGCCCATCGCGACCGTGCCGCACGCGTTGCCCACCGTCGACGTGGCGACCGGCGAACCGGCGCCCGCGCACCACCAGCGCTCCGACGTGTGCGCCGTGCCCGCGGCCGGCGTCGTCGCCGAGGCCATGGTCGCCCTCACGCTCGCCAACGCCGTGCTCGAGAAGTTCGGCGGCGACTCGGTCGCCGAGACCCGCCGCAACCTCGAGGCCTACCTGGCGGCGATCCCCGACGCGCTCACGAGCGAGGTCGCGACGCCCGACGCCGTCCGTGCCTGA
- the aroB gene encoding 3-dehydroquinate synthase, with product MTDEATTIRVGGEAGYEVVIGRGVLDGLADAIGTAAAKVLIVHPPTLGARAAAVRESLLGRYEVLLAEVPDAEQAKRVEVAAFCWQILGQADFTRTDVIVGLGGGAVTDLAGFVAATWLRGVRIVQVPTTVLGMVDAAVGGKTGINTNEGKNLVGVFHAPAAVLCDLELLDTLPRNEILAGFAEIVKAGFIRYPEILDVIEADPDVATDPSTPEFRRVVELAIRMKAEVVSEDFTEQGLREILNYGHTLGHAVEHAERYQWRHGAAVAVGLAFAAELGRLSGRLSDDVADRHKRVLELLSLPTSYPAGRWNTLLATMQRDKKARAGQLRFIVLDDLAKPTVMLAPDQSLLFAAYQEIAS from the coding sequence ATGACCGACGAGGCCACCACCATCCGCGTCGGGGGCGAGGCCGGCTACGAGGTCGTGATCGGGCGCGGCGTGCTCGACGGCCTCGCCGACGCCATCGGCACGGCCGCCGCGAAGGTGCTCATCGTGCACCCGCCGACGCTCGGCGCGCGCGCCGCGGCGGTGCGCGAGTCGCTCCTCGGCCGGTACGAGGTGCTCCTCGCCGAGGTGCCCGACGCCGAGCAGGCCAAGCGCGTCGAGGTCGCCGCGTTCTGCTGGCAGATCCTCGGCCAGGCCGACTTCACGCGCACCGACGTGATCGTCGGCCTCGGCGGGGGAGCCGTCACCGACCTCGCCGGGTTCGTCGCGGCCACGTGGCTGCGCGGCGTGCGCATCGTGCAGGTACCGACGACCGTGCTCGGCATGGTCGACGCCGCGGTCGGCGGCAAGACCGGCATCAACACCAACGAGGGCAAGAACCTCGTGGGCGTGTTCCACGCGCCCGCCGCCGTGCTCTGCGACCTCGAGCTGCTCGACACGCTGCCGCGCAACGAGATCCTCGCGGGGTTCGCCGAGATCGTGAAGGCGGGGTTCATCCGCTACCCCGAGATCCTCGACGTCATCGAGGCCGACCCGGATGTCGCGACCGACCCGTCAACGCCCGAGTTCCGGCGCGTGGTCGAGCTCGCCATCCGCATGAAGGCCGAGGTGGTGAGCGAGGACTTCACCGAGCAGGGCCTCCGCGAGATCCTGAACTACGGTCACACGCTCGGGCACGCGGTCGAGCACGCCGAGCGCTACCAGTGGCGTCACGGCGCCGCCGTCGCGGTCGGCCTGGCGTTCGCCGCCGAGCTCGGGCGCCTCTCCGGCCGGCTCTCCGACGACGTCGCCGACCGGCACAAGCGCGTGCTCGAGCTGCTGAGCCTGCCGACGAGCTACCCCGCCGGGCGGTGGAACACGCTGCTCGCGACCATGCAGCGCGACAAGAAGGCCCGCGCGGGCCAATTGCGCTTCATCGTGCTCGACGACCTCGCGAAGCCCACCGTGATGCTCGCGCCCGACCAGTCGCTGCTCTTCGCCGCCTACCAGGAGATCGCGTCGTGA
- the ruvX gene encoding Holliday junction resolvase RuvX, protein MRPGARLGIDVGRARIGVARCDPSAILAVPVETVPRSPEGEDADVRRILELAGEHAAIELVVGHPLSLSGQPTASTADAVDVAARLAARGLPVRLVDERMSTVSAQQALRAAGKSSRKQRPIIDQAAAVIILQHAIDAERASGSAPGRTILPDEGL, encoded by the coding sequence GTGCGCCCCGGTGCGCGGCTGGGCATCGACGTCGGTCGCGCGCGGATCGGCGTCGCGCGCTGCGACCCGTCCGCGATCCTCGCCGTGCCGGTCGAGACCGTGCCGCGCAGCCCCGAGGGCGAGGATGCCGACGTTCGACGGATCCTCGAGCTGGCGGGCGAGCACGCGGCGATCGAGCTCGTCGTGGGTCATCCGCTGTCGCTGTCGGGCCAGCCGACGGCGTCGACCGCCGACGCCGTCGACGTGGCGGCGCGACTGGCCGCCCGCGGGCTGCCGGTCCGGCTGGTCGACGAGCGGATGTCGACGGTCAGCGCCCAGCAGGCGCTCCGAGCGGCGGGGAAGTCGAGTCGGAAGCAGCGTCCCATCATCGACCAAGCCGCAGCCGTTATCATTCTGCAACATGCCATCGACGCCGAACGGGCGTCGGGCTCCGCTCCCGGACGCACCATCCTCCCCGACGAAGGGCTCTGA
- the alaS gene encoding alanine--tRNA ligase: protein MQTAEIRQRWLDFFAARGHTVVPSASLVSDDPSLLFTVAGMVPFVPYLTGVVPAPYDRATSVQKCIRTNDIEEVGKTPRHGTFFQMNGNFSFGDYFKEGAISFAWDLLTTPEADGGYGFDPKDLWVTVYEDDDEAREIWRRVAGLPDERIQGLGKDTNYWHTGQPGPAGPCSEIFFDRGPAYGIDGGPATDDDRYVEIWNLVFMQYLIADVKSKTDFTIVRELPKKNIDTGMGLERVAFIKQGVDNMYEIDQVRPVLDRAAELSGRRYGADHEDDVRMRVIADHIRSSLMLMSDGVTPSNEGRGYILRRLLRRSIRAMRLLGVEGPTFHELFAASRDAMKAAYPEVATNYAQIERLAVGEEATFLRTLTAGTSILDTAVAKTKESGSDRLAGDTAFLLHDTYGFPIELTLEMAEEAGLAVDRPAFDTLMADQRSRAKADAKSKKKVLADLSVYSEFRAKGETVFTGYTDLTTDSTVLGILVDGRPALAATAGQTAEVILAETSLYAESGGQAPDQGRIVGDGFELEVLDVQKPVKGLISHTVRVTAGEVGVGVPATTLVDEDYRRGATQAHSGTHLVHAALRQVLGPQAHQSGSFNKAGYLRLDYGWNQALSAETRSEIEEIANGAVRENLEVVTREMPIDEAKALGAMALFGEKYGDVVRVVDIGGPWSRELCAGTHVTRSAEVGMINIIGESSVGASNRRVESLVGQDAFRRFAAERALVQELTSTLKTRPESLVDRVGELVASLKAAEKKIQAYEAKALTDRVPDLAAKAERVGDLLVVLESVGRLGSGDELRSLATAVRGRLGDAASVVALVGEVGGKPLAIAATSPAARDAGANAGAVAKAMAAALGGGGGGKPDLAQGGGNDLSAIPAALTAARASIGR from the coding sequence ATGCAGACTGCCGAGATCCGCCAGCGCTGGCTGGACTTCTTCGCCGCGCGCGGCCACACGGTCGTGCCGTCGGCCTCGCTCGTGTCCGACGACCCGTCGCTGCTGTTCACGGTGGCCGGCATGGTGCCGTTCGTGCCCTACCTGACCGGGGTGGTGCCGGCGCCGTACGACCGCGCCACGAGCGTGCAGAAGTGCATCCGCACGAACGACATCGAAGAGGTCGGGAAGACCCCCCGCCACGGCACGTTCTTCCAGATGAACGGCAACTTCTCCTTCGGCGACTACTTCAAGGAGGGCGCCATCTCGTTCGCGTGGGACCTGCTCACCACGCCCGAGGCGGATGGCGGGTACGGCTTCGACCCGAAGGACCTCTGGGTCACCGTCTACGAGGACGACGACGAGGCGCGCGAGATCTGGCGGCGCGTCGCGGGCCTGCCCGACGAGCGCATCCAGGGCCTCGGCAAGGACACGAATTACTGGCACACTGGCCAGCCCGGGCCTGCGGGCCCCTGCTCCGAGATCTTCTTCGACCGCGGGCCTGCGTATGGCATCGACGGCGGGCCGGCGACCGACGACGACCGCTACGTCGAGATCTGGAACCTCGTGTTCATGCAGTACCTCATCGCCGACGTGAAGTCGAAGACCGACTTCACGATCGTGCGCGAACTTCCGAAGAAGAACATCGACACCGGCATGGGACTCGAGCGCGTCGCCTTCATCAAGCAGGGCGTCGACAACATGTACGAGATCGACCAGGTGCGCCCGGTGCTCGACCGGGCCGCCGAGCTCTCCGGCCGCCGGTACGGCGCCGACCACGAGGACGACGTGCGCATGCGCGTCATCGCCGACCACATCCGCTCGTCGCTCATGCTCATGAGCGACGGCGTAACGCCGTCGAACGAGGGCCGCGGCTACATCCTGCGTCGCCTGCTGCGCCGCAGCATCCGGGCCATGCGCCTGCTCGGCGTCGAGGGCCCCACGTTCCACGAGCTCTTCGCCGCCTCGCGCGACGCGATGAAGGCCGCCTACCCCGAGGTCGCGACGAACTACGCGCAGATCGAGCGCCTCGCGGTCGGCGAGGAGGCGACGTTCCTGCGCACGCTCACCGCGGGTACGTCGATCCTCGACACCGCGGTGGCCAAGACCAAGGAGTCCGGCTCCGACCGGCTCGCGGGCGACACGGCCTTCCTGCTGCACGACACGTACGGATTCCCGATCGAGCTCACGCTCGAGATGGCCGAGGAGGCCGGGCTCGCGGTCGACCGTCCCGCCTTCGACACCCTCATGGCCGACCAGCGCTCGCGCGCGAAGGCCGACGCGAAGTCGAAGAAGAAGGTGCTGGCCGACCTGTCGGTGTACAGCGAGTTCCGCGCGAAGGGCGAGACCGTCTTCACGGGCTACACCGACCTGACGACCGATTCCACCGTCCTGGGCATCCTCGTGGACGGCCGGCCGGCGCTCGCGGCCACGGCGGGCCAGACCGCCGAGGTGATCCTCGCGGAGACCTCGCTGTACGCCGAGTCCGGTGGGCAGGCGCCCGACCAGGGTCGCATCGTCGGCGACGGCTTCGAGCTCGAGGTGCTCGACGTGCAGAAGCCGGTGAAGGGCCTGATCAGCCACACCGTCCGCGTCACCGCGGGCGAGGTGGGCGTCGGCGTGCCCGCGACCACGCTCGTCGACGAGGACTACCGGCGCGGCGCGACCCAGGCCCACTCGGGCACGCACCTCGTCCACGCGGCCCTGCGACAAGTGCTGGGCCCGCAGGCGCACCAGTCCGGCTCGTTCAACAAGGCGGGCTACCTCCGCCTCGACTACGGATGGAACCAGGCGCTCTCGGCCGAGACGCGGAGCGAGATCGAGGAGATCGCGAACGGCGCCGTGCGCGAGAACCTCGAGGTCGTCACGCGAGAGATGCCCATCGACGAGGCCAAGGCGCTCGGGGCGATGGCGCTGTTCGGCGAGAAGTACGGCGATGTCGTGCGAGTCGTCGACATCGGCGGCCCGTGGTCGCGCGAGCTCTGCGCGGGAACGCACGTGACCCGCAGCGCCGAGGTCGGCATGATCAACATCATCGGCGAGTCCTCGGTCGGCGCCTCCAACCGCCGTGTCGAGTCCCTCGTCGGACAGGACGCGTTCCGGCGCTTCGCCGCCGAGCGCGCGCTCGTCCAGGAGCTCACCTCGACGCTGAAGACCCGGCCGGAGTCGCTCGTCGATCGCGTCGGCGAGCTCGTCGCGAGCCTCAAGGCGGCCGAGAAGAAGATCCAGGCCTACGAGGCCAAGGCGCTCACCGATCGCGTGCCCGATCTCGCTGCGAAGGCGGAACGCGTCGGCGACCTGCTCGTGGTGCTCGAGTCGGTCGGCCGCCTCGGTTCCGGCGACGAGCTGCGCTCGCTCGCGACGGCGGTGCGCGGCCGGCTCGGCGATGCGGCGTCGGTCGTCGCGCTCGTCGGAGAGGTCGGCGGAAAGCCCCTCGCGATCGCGGCGACCTCGCCGGCGGCGCGCGACGCCGGTGCGAACGCCGGCGCGGTCGCGAAGGCGATGGCGGCGGCCCTCGGCGGTGGGGGCGGAGGCAAGCCCGACCTCGCGCAGGGCGGCGGGAACGACCTGTCCGCGATCCCGGCGGCGCTCACGGCCGCGCGCGCGTCGATCGGGCGCTGA
- the rpsD gene encoding 30S ribosomal protein S4: MTSQSRSKTRLSRALGVALTPKAAKYMEKRPYAPGEHGRTKRKQDSDYAVRLREKQRLRAQYGIREKQLRIAFNEARRTDGLTGENLVELLEMRLDALVLRAGFARTISQARQFVVHRHITVDGKIVDRPSFRVKPGQVIGVKQRSEGTEPFQVAAAGGHVDVLPKTPGYLEVELDKLQATLVRRPKRAEVPVTCDVQLVVEYYAAR; this comes from the coding sequence GTGACCAGCCAGTCCCGAAGCAAGACCCGCCTCTCGCGTGCGCTCGGCGTCGCCCTCACCCCGAAGGCCGCCAAGTACATGGAGAAGCGCCCGTACGCCCCCGGCGAGCACGGCCGCACCAAGCGCAAGCAGGACTCCGACTACGCCGTCCGCCTCCGCGAGAAGCAGCGCCTCCGCGCGCAGTACGGCATCCGCGAGAAGCAGCTGCGCATCGCATTCAACGAGGCCCGCCGCACCGACGGCCTGACCGGTGAGAACCTGGTCGAGCTGCTCGAGATGCGCCTCGACGCGCTCGTGCTCCGCGCCGGCTTCGCCCGCACGATCTCGCAGGCCCGCCAGTTCGTCGTGCACCGCCACATCACCGTCGACGGCAAGATCGTCGACCGCCCCTCGTTCCGCGTGAAGCCGGGCCAGGTCATCGGCGTCAAGCAGCGCTCCGAGGGCACCGAGCCCTTCCAGGTCGCCGCGGCCGGCGGTCACGTCGACGTGCTCCCGAAGACCCCGGGCTACCTCGAGGTCGAGCTCGACAAGCTGCAGGCCACGCTCGTGCGTCGCCCGAAGCGCGCCGAGGTGCCCGTCACCTGTGACGTGCAGCTCGTCGTCGAGTACTACGCCGCGCGCTAG
- the mltG gene encoding endolytic transglycosylase MltG gives MTQLPPGRHGGTDQPYPSATQPGAAQAGARGGSAPPSRRELRELEQQRAAAAEAERRRIAELEERRAEAEWRAEQERQAEAEWRAEQERQAEAEWRAEQERQAEAEWRAEQERQAEAEWRAEQERQAEAEWRAEQERQAQAEWRAEQERQAEAEWRAEQERQAQAEWRAEQERLAHEQRAARGAVPDERAPWEEPVVEGEERVRAADGRRPAARQGDPATDASDLFAPWDDDPAPRPSRADRRAAAADEVDEHGRPRRRRGRRAMGCLVALLVLVAIGAGAWFFFLQAPVAAFLERFEPPADYSGSGSGEVVFMINEGDGGVTIASNLEDEGVVASAEAFIDEVTSRSPHPTFYPGAYRLASEMSAKSALDALLDPANKLENTFVIQEGLWARDALAAASAATGIPLEELQAAAADPQALGLPAQATSVEGFLFPATYTFPPDVTAQQVVKTLVDRTFQALDEAGVPAEQRWETIVVASLIERESGSEEDSYKVSRVIKNRLDPALFESGLLQFDSTVHYGLGDDSTVETSDAERADASNPYNTYVHPGLPPGPIGNPGDVAIDAALHPADGPWLYFVTVNLETGETVFSATLEEHEAAVQRFLQYLEDNG, from the coding sequence GTGACCCAGCTCCCCCCAGGGCGACACGGCGGCACCGATCAGCCGTATCCCTCCGCGACCCAGCCGGGCGCCGCTCAGGCGGGCGCGCGAGGCGGCTCGGCACCGCCGAGCCGGAGGGAGCTGCGCGAGCTGGAGCAGCAACGCGCCGCCGCCGCCGAGGCCGAGCGCCGTCGGATCGCCGAGCTCGAGGAACGGCGTGCCGAGGCCGAGTGGCGGGCGGAGCAGGAGCGTCAGGCGGAGGCCGAGTGGCGGGCCGAGCAGGAGCGTCAGGCGGAGGCCGAGTGGCGGGCCGAGCAGGAGCGTCAGGCGGAGGCCGAGTGGCGGGCCGAGCAGGAGCGTCAGGCGGAGGCCGAGTGGCGGGCCGAGCAGGAGCGTCAGGCGGAGGCCGAGTGGCGGGCCGAGCAGGAGCGTCAGGCCCAGGCCGAGTGGCGGGCCGAGCAGGAGCGTCAGGCGGAGGCCGAGTGGCGGGCTGAGCAGGAGCGTCAGGCCCAGGCCGAGTGGCGGGCCGAGCAGGAGCGCCTCGCCCACGAGCAGCGCGCCGCCCGCGGCGCCGTACCCGACGAGCGTGCCCCGTGGGAGGAGCCCGTCGTCGAGGGCGAGGAGCGCGTCCGCGCCGCGGACGGCCGGAGACCCGCCGCCCGCCAGGGCGACCCGGCGACCGACGCGTCCGACCTGTTCGCGCCGTGGGACGACGACCCCGCGCCGCGGCCCTCGCGCGCCGACCGCCGCGCCGCCGCGGCCGACGAGGTCGACGAGCACGGCCGGCCGCGCCGCCGTCGGGGCCGCCGCGCGATGGGCTGTCTCGTGGCCCTCCTCGTCCTCGTCGCGATCGGCGCCGGCGCCTGGTTCTTCTTCCTCCAGGCGCCCGTCGCCGCGTTCCTCGAGCGCTTCGAGCCCCCGGCCGACTACTCCGGCTCGGGCTCCGGCGAGGTCGTGTTCATGATCAACGAGGGCGATGGCGGAGTGACGATCGCGTCGAACCTCGAGGACGAGGGCGTGGTGGCCTCGGCGGAGGCGTTCATCGACGAGGTGACGAGCCGTTCGCCGCACCCCACGTTCTATCCGGGCGCCTACCGGCTCGCGAGCGAGATGAGCGCGAAGTCCGCGCTCGACGCCCTGCTCGACCCCGCGAACAAGCTCGAGAACACGTTCGTGATCCAGGAGGGCCTCTGGGCGCGCGACGCGCTGGCGGCGGCCTCGGCGGCCACGGGCATCCCGCTCGAGGAGCTGCAGGCCGCGGCGGCCGACCCGCAGGCGCTCGGTCTGCCGGCGCAGGCGACCTCGGTGGAGGGCTTCCTGTTCCCCGCGACGTACACCTTCCCGCCCGATGTCACCGCCCAGCAGGTCGTGAAGACGCTCGTGGACCGCACGTTCCAGGCGCTCGACGAGGCGGGCGTGCCCGCGGAGCAGCGCTGGGAGACCATCGTGGTCGCCTCGCTCATCGAGCGCGAGTCCGGATCGGAGGAGGACTCGTACAAGGTGTCGCGCGTCATCAAGAACCGCCTCGACCCGGCGCTGTTCGAGAGCGGCCTGCTGCAGTTCGACTCCACCGTGCACTACGGCCTGGGCGACGACTCGACCGTCGAGACCTCCGATGCCGAGCGAGCCGACGCGTCGAACCCCTACAACACCTACGTGCACCCCGGGCTGCCGCCGGGCCCGATCGGCAACCCCGGCGACGTCGCGATCGACGCGGCGCTGCATCCGGCCGACGGACCGTGGCTCTACTTCGTCACGGTGAACCTCGAGACCGGCGAGACGGTCTTCTCCGCCACGCTCGAGGAGCACGAGGCCGCGGTGCAGCGGTTCCTGCAGTACCTGGAGGACAACGGGTGA
- a CDS encoding replication-associated recombination protein A, giving the protein MVDSAPGLRSGATPLAVRMRPRSLDEVAGQSHLLTPGSPLVALAADRTGESGAVSVILWGPPGTGKTTLAQAIARSSGRKFVELSAVTAGVRDVRQVMEEARANRDLYGVSTVLFLDEIHRFTKAQQDALLPGVENGWVILVAATTENPSFSVISPLLSRSLLLTLETLDDDDLAMLVDRAVEDPRGLGGRVELAPEARAAIVRLASGDARRALTALEAASVSALSEAAQGAGSAEEAEGGDGAEGGEATPGDVRPLITVEVVARAVDRALLRYDRDGDEHYDVISAFIKSVRGSDVDAALHYLARMIEAGEDPRFIARRIIVLASEDIGMADPTALGVAVAAADAVQYIGMPEGRIPLAQAVVHLATAPKSNAAYLGIDRAIADVRAGKAGRVPKHLRDAHYPGAKRLGHGKGYAYPHDDPIGVVPQQYLPDPLRGAVYYSPTEHGNERDVSARLAKLRRIVRGER; this is encoded by the coding sequence ATGGTGGATTCGGCTCCGGGGCTGCGTTCCGGCGCGACCCCCCTCGCGGTGCGCATGCGCCCGCGGAGCCTCGACGAGGTCGCCGGGCAGTCGCACCTCCTCACGCCCGGCTCGCCGCTCGTCGCCCTCGCGGCCGACCGCACGGGCGAGTCCGGCGCGGTCTCCGTCATCCTCTGGGGGCCGCCGGGCACCGGCAAGACCACGCTGGCGCAGGCCATCGCCCGGTCGTCGGGCCGCAAGTTCGTCGAGCTCTCCGCCGTCACCGCGGGCGTCCGCGACGTCCGGCAGGTGATGGAGGAGGCGCGCGCCAATCGCGACCTCTACGGGGTGTCGACGGTGCTCTTCCTCGACGAGATCCACCGCTTCACCAAGGCGCAGCAGGATGCGCTCCTGCCCGGCGTCGAGAACGGCTGGGTGATCCTCGTGGCCGCGACCACCGAGAACCCGTCGTTCTCGGTCATCTCGCCACTGCTCTCGCGCTCGCTGCTGCTCACGCTCGAGACGCTCGACGACGACGACCTCGCCATGCTCGTCGACCGCGCGGTGGAGGACCCGCGCGGGCTCGGCGGCAGGGTCGAGCTCGCGCCCGAGGCCCGGGCCGCGATCGTCCGGCTCGCCTCGGGCGACGCGCGACGGGCGCTGACCGCGCTCGAGGCGGCATCCGTCTCGGCGCTCAGTGAAGCCGCCCAGGGGGCCGGTTCCGCCGAGGAGGCGGAGGGCGGCGACGGTGCAGAGGGCGGGGAGGCGACTCCCGGAGACGTCCGACCGCTCATCACGGTCGAGGTCGTGGCACGTGCGGTCGATCGCGCGCTGCTGCGCTACGACCGCGACGGCGACGAGCACTACGACGTCATCTCGGCGTTCATCAAGTCGGTCCGGGGCAGCGACGTCGATGCGGCGCTGCACTACCTCGCGCGCATGATCGAGGCGGGGGAGGATCCGCGCTTCATCGCGCGCCGCATCATCGTGCTCGCGTCGGAGGACATCGGCATGGCCGATCCGACCGCGCTCGGCGTCGCGGTCGCCGCCGCTGACGCGGTCCAGTACATCGGCATGCCCGAAGGGCGCATCCCGCTCGCGCAGGCGGTCGTGCACCTCGCGACGGCACCCAAGTCCAACGCGGCCTACCTCGGCATCGACCGGGCGATCGCCGACGTGCGGGCGGGCAAGGCGGGTCGCGTGCCCAAGCACCTCCGCGACGCGCACTACCCCGGGGCCAAGCGGCTCGGGCACGGCAAGGGGTACGCCTACCCGCACGACGACCCCATCGGCGTCGTGCCGCAGCAGTACCTGCCCGACCCGCTGCGCGGTGCCGTCTACTACTCGCCCACCGAGCACGGCAACGAGCGCGACGTCTCGGCGCGGCTCGCCAAGCTGCGACGCATCGTGCGCGGCGAGCGCTGA
- a CDS encoding shikimate kinase, with protein MPDTGVPGEPAAARATRAVPLPIVLVGPMGAGKSRVGARLASSVGAPFVDTDQRIAERYGPIEEIFAREGEAYFRVIEREVVAEALREEAVVSLGGGAVLDADTRADLAHLAVVWLQVSAEAVAPRLTGGTRPLLAEGGVERWIRIRDERRPLYEQVAGLAIDTSRRSVARIVDEITEWAGARA; from the coding sequence GTGCCTGACACGGGCGTCCCGGGTGAGCCGGCGGCCGCGCGCGCGACGCGCGCGGTGCCGCTGCCGATCGTGCTCGTCGGGCCCATGGGGGCCGGCAAGTCGCGCGTGGGCGCCCGGCTCGCGTCCTCCGTCGGCGCGCCGTTCGTCGACACCGACCAGCGCATCGCCGAGCGCTACGGGCCGATCGAGGAGATCTTCGCCCGCGAGGGCGAGGCCTACTTCCGCGTGATCGAGCGCGAGGTGGTCGCCGAGGCGCTCCGCGAGGAGGCGGTCGTCTCGCTCGGCGGCGGCGCCGTGCTCGACGCCGACACGAGGGCAGACCTCGCGCATCTCGCGGTCGTGTGGCTGCAGGTGTCCGCCGAGGCGGTCGCCCCGCGACTCACCGGCGGCACGCGACCGCTCCTCGCCGAGGGCGGCGTCGAGCGCTGGATCCGCATCCGCGACGAGCGGCGGCCGCTGTACGAGCAGGTCGCCGGGCTCGCCATCGACACCTCGCGTCGCTCGGTCGCGCGGATCGTCGACGAGATCACCGAGTGGGCAGGAGCGAGGGCATGA
- a CDS encoding shikimate dehydrogenase, producing MTGEAPDAAGRAVPDAPAGPRRLAVLGSPIAHSKSPGLHRAAYDLLGLTDWTYERVEVGEGGLAAFLDGLGPEWRGLSLTMPLKPEALAIADEVERLAERAGAVNTLLLADDGRRLGFNTDIGGIVRALADSGVHAIRHGVLVGGGATAASALIAMAELGAVGVEVCVRDAGRAASVVDLGHALGLVMEVRPISRLAEPVPADLVVSTVPGGTDLGVVPSAELAQGPLLDVAYAPWPTALAASWLEHGGRVAHGLDMLLHQALLQVRIFVNDDPLARLPDEAAVLDVMRRSL from the coding sequence GTGACGGGCGAGGCACCGGATGCCGCGGGGCGCGCCGTTCCGGACGCCCCGGCCGGACCGCGCCGGCTCGCCGTGCTCGGGTCGCCCATCGCGCACTCGAAGAGCCCGGGCCTGCATCGTGCCGCCTACGACCTGCTCGGCCTGACGGACTGGACCTACGAGCGCGTCGAGGTGGGGGAGGGCGGCCTCGCGGCCTTCCTCGACGGCCTCGGACCCGAATGGCGCGGCCTGTCGCTCACGATGCCGCTGAAGCCCGAGGCGCTCGCGATCGCCGACGAGGTCGAACGGCTCGCCGAGCGCGCCGGGGCGGTGAACACGTTGCTGCTCGCCGACGACGGCCGGCGTCTCGGGTTCAACACCGATATCGGCGGGATCGTCCGGGCACTCGCGGACTCCGGCGTCCACGCCATCCGGCACGGCGTCCTCGTGGGCGGCGGCGCGACGGCCGCGTCGGCGCTCATCGCGATGGCCGAACTCGGCGCGGTCGGCGTCGAGGTGTGCGTGCGGGACGCCGGGCGCGCGGCATCCGTGGTCGACCTCGGTCACGCGCTCGGGCTCGTCATGGAGGTACGGCCGATCTCGCGGCTCGCCGAGCCGGTGCCCGCCGACCTCGTCGTCAGCACGGTGCCCGGCGGGACCGACCTCGGCGTGGTCCCGTCCGCCGAGCTCGCGCAGGGCCCGCTGCTCGATGTCGCCTACGCGCCATGGCCGACCGCGCTCGCGGCCTCCTGGCTCGAGCACGGCGGTCGCGTCGCCCACGGACTCGACATGCTCCTGCACCAGGCGCTGCTGCAGGTGCGCATCTTCGTGAACGACGACCCCCTCGCCCGACTGCCCGACGAGGCGGCCGTGCTCGACGTCATGCGTCGGAGCCTCTGA